A genome region from Cognatishimia activa includes the following:
- a CDS encoding DJ-1/PfpI family protein, with protein sequence MRKIGAVIFSDFEMLDLFGPLQMFSMHREEFEILTVGETRAQVKSSGGPKVVPDHSIADPIRYDILLVPGGKGTRAARHNEVLLSWLSKAAAQAELVTSVCTGSLLLASAGILRGRRATTNKRAFDWVVDHAPSGINWQPEARWVEDRNILTSSGVSAGMDMSLAVIERTLGPKAAKDAALWAEYTPHKDADFDPFSLEGQTI encoded by the coding sequence ATGCGCAAAATCGGAGCGGTGATCTTTTCAGACTTTGAAATGCTCGACCTGTTCGGGCCGCTTCAGATGTTCTCGATGCACCGCGAGGAATTTGAAATCCTGACCGTAGGCGAGACCCGCGCACAGGTGAAATCCTCGGGTGGCCCAAAGGTCGTGCCCGATCACTCTATTGCCGATCCGATCCGCTATGACATCCTATTGGTTCCGGGCGGCAAGGGCACACGCGCGGCACGTCACAATGAGGTTTTGCTGAGCTGGCTCAGCAAAGCGGCGGCGCAAGCGGAACTGGTCACCAGCGTTTGCACAGGCTCGCTGTTGCTTGCCAGTGCGGGCATTCTGCGCGGCCGCCGTGCCACCACCAACAAACGTGCGTTTGATTGGGTGGTCGATCACGCCCCATCAGGCATCAACTGGCAACCCGAGGCCCGCTGGGTCGAGGACCGCAATATCCTGACCTCGTCAGGCGTTTCTGCTGGCATGGATATGAGCCTCGCCGTGATTGAAAGAACCCTTGGCCCGAAGGCTGCAAAAGACGCAGCGCTTTGGGCGGAATACACACCGCATAAGGATGCGGATTTCGACCCATTTTCGTTGGAAGGACAAACGATATGA